A single region of the Triticum dicoccoides isolate Atlit2015 ecotype Zavitan chromosome 2B, WEW_v2.0, whole genome shotgun sequence genome encodes:
- the LOC119366593 gene encoding DDB1- and CUL4-associated factor homolog 1-like, which translates to MDPEQPASDPAAAEPEEEDQEDDEEEEETEAADPEQEAAEDALLDRAQALISRVVEQEANPNPRLIHTLATICEDQEARHLQECASDPSFNNTNTRSSHTIGKLASLIRENDDFYDLVFSKFLSDTSYPLPVRCASARLLLSIQDAFSPQFSHPFEDATLENIKSWIKEDGEASDERDWKHLGSGKKPTETEMMRTYAIGLLSMALYGGGRLVEDVLNMGVSAKLMRFLRIRVFGDATSPEKDANLPPDTKHPRGRDENRGKVRLLQDSSILDGTRAGDGISTDPTLEKQFDRDVWMRQAHGEQGMDDTGYLQRDDADSTLDPFDAKSVDGEKYPAGESLRDELLKRKFSRTGSRLRGKIKPGEGLPESERTPLSPTGLRMGNRTSKDKNAAKVEDPKKAIDLNNSSAAPESDILSISKEEYEDRFRDCIIGLKDITDIVLKAVRAAEAEARSANAPEEAVKAAGDAAAELVKSAALEVWKSENSGDAVVLAAEKAAATVVDAAMSTSVSRSSDQVNEEHVVEETVKISEDQDLEDFVIIDQEQLLLLREKYSILCLQYLGEYVEALGPVLHEKGVDVCLALLQRGIKDQEGCGHVSLLHEILRLICALAAHRKFAALFVDRGGIQKILSVPKITQTYTALSACLFTFGSLQSTMERVCALSPDTLNNVVELALQLLECPQDAARKNAAIFFAAAFVFKAVLDSFDAQDGMQKLLNILQVAASVRSGGNSGSSNANQGNDRSPAEILTQSEKQVAYHSCVALRQYFRAHLLQLVDSIRPSKSIRSIARNTSSARAGYKPFDIGNEAMDAIFRQVQRDRKLGPALVRARWPVMDKFLASNGHIILLELCQSLPADRYLHDLAQYAFGVLHIITLMPHSRKLMVHATLTNNRIGMAVILDIANSVVGYVDPEVICPALNVLVNLVCPPPSISNKPSSAVNQQPAGSYSESRDRNAEKSTSERNVAANQSESRERYGDGTPVVSSGVVGDKRISLGVGAGGPGLAAQLEQAYRQAREVVRANNGIKILLQLLGTRMVTHPLAIDAIRALACRVLLGLARDDAIAHILTKLQVGKKLSELIRDTSTQSSGGDNARWLNELTQVAIELIAVLTNSGKETTLATDAAAPALKRIERAGIAAATPVSYHSRELMQLIHEHLLGSGLAATAAMLQKEADLAPLPSTAAVLPVHQPAALEPSSVQVQQQWPSGRVQGFLSDKTMIAADQAGQRSDSVVPSSKKKALVFSSSFSKRNQPFVSFSGNRASNSLKSPLPAGNVDSMTCSASAANTGDVETSHKTPMPLPLKRKLADMEFSSASAAKRPAIMDQASQSPVFQTPAPTRRGLSVAVDSPTAAFHPGRTNFNNISTENFEDSQCTPGVVTGTPHLGVNDQQTGTSERMTLDSLVVQYLKHQHRQCPAPITTLPPVSLLHPHVCPEPSRSISAPANVTARMGSREINREFSGIKVPRRDRQFIYSRFKPCRVCRDEASLLTCMTFIGGASRVAAGNHSGELRIFDSNLANLIETHTCHQNLVTMVDSTSVGGTELILSSSIDEVKLFDAFSLHTGPLHTFDNCKAARFNHAGTLFACLSTDANHRAVLLYDVQTHNVDMQLPDNSSLPGSGRGVQPIIHFSPSDDMLLWNGVLWDRRSPTPIHQFDQFTDYCGGGFHPAGNEVILNSEVWDLRKFKLLRSVPSLDQTVIKFNGSGDVIYAILRRNLEDVTSSIQTRRVRHPLFPAFRTIDAVTYADIATVQIDRGVLDLATEPNDSLLGVVAMDDPDEMFSSARIFEVGRKRPTDDDSDPEDGGDSEEDDDDDDDSDVDVLLGTDLGLGDTDSEDDPSNSSGDDGGDDEDEEDMDSGDENDDDDEEGDFDVGGGLLEMMGGGEGDESDMIESFSSGEEEGWLM; encoded by the exons ATGGACCCCGAGCAGCCGGcgtccgaccccgccgccgccgagccggaggaggaggaccaggaggacgacgaggaggaggaggagacggaggCGGCCGACCCGgagcaggaggcggcggaggacgCCCTTCTCGACCGCGCGCAGGCCCTCATCTCGCGCGTCGTCGAGCAGGAGGCCAACCCCAACCCGCGCCTCATCCACACCCTCGCCACCATCTGCGAGGACCAGGAGGCCAG GCACCTGCAGGAATGCGCGAGTGATCCGTCCTTCAATAACACAAACACAAGGAGCTCCCATACTATAGGCAAGCTGGCGAGTTTGATCAGG GAGAATGATGATTTCTACGACCTAGTGTTTTCTAAGTTCCTGTCCGATACATCGTACCCTTTGCCAGTACGCTGTGCTTCTGCTAGGCTGCTCCTAAGCATCCAGGATGCATTTTCG CCTCAGTTTTCTCATCCTTTTGAAGATGCTACCCTAGAAAATATAAAATCCTGGATAAAGGAAGATGGTGAAGCATCGGATGAACGTGATTGGAAGCATCTAGGAAGTGGTAAAAAACCCACAGAAACTGAGATGATGAGAACATATGCTATTGGGTTGCTCTCGATGGCGTTGTATGG TGGTGGGCGTTTGGTAGAAGATGTCTTGAACATGGGTGTATCAGCCAAGCTCATGCGTTTTCTGCGAATACGAGTCTTTGGTGATGCCACATCTCCAGAGAAAGATGCCAATCTTCCACCAGATACCAAGCATCCACGGGGTAGAGATGAGAATAGGGGCAAAGTACGATTGCTTCAAGACAGTTCTATACTGGACGGAACAAGGGCTGGAGATGGAATATCGACTGACCCAACTTTGGAAAAACAGTTTGATCGTGATGTTTGGATGAGGCAAGCACACGGAGAACAGGGGATGGATGACACTGGTTACCTGCAACGTGATGATGCTGATTCTACATTGGATCCTTTTGATGCAAAGTCAGTCGATGGGGAAAAGTATCCTGCAGGTGAAAGCCTGAGAGATGAGCTCTTGAAGAGAAAGTTCAGCCGTACAGGATCTCGACTAAGAGGGAAGATCAAACCAGGTGAAGGCTTGCCTGAAAGTGAACGGACACCTTTATCGCCAACAGGATTGAGAATGGGAAATCGGACTAGCAAAGACAAGAATGCGGCTAAGGTTGAGGACCCAAAGAAAGCAATCGATCTGAACAATAGCTCTGCAGCCCCCGAGTCTGATATTCTTAGTATTTCTAAAGAAGAGTATGAGGACCGGTTCAGGGATTGCATTATCGGCTTGAAGGATATAACTGACATTGTTTTGAAGGCAGTGAGAGCTGCAGAAGCGGAAGCCAGATCAGCGAATGCTCCTGAGGAAGCTGTGAAAGCAGCAGGTGATGCTGCTGCTGAGCTTGTGAAATCTGCTGCTTTAGAG GTTTGGAAGAGTGAAAATAGTGGTGATGCCGTTGTATTAGCTGCGGAGAAAGCTGCAGCTACTGTAGTCGATGCTGCCATGTCCACTAGCGTCTCAAG AAGCTCTGACCAGGTTAATGAGGAGCATGTTGTTGAAGAAACTGTGAAAATTAGTGAGGACCAGGATCTGGAAGATTTTGTTATCATTGACCAGGAGCAGCTCTTGCTACTTCGGGAAAAATATAGCATTTTGTGCTTGCAGTATCTGGGAGAGTACGTTGAAGCTTTGGGTCCTGTTCTTCATGAAAAAGGTGTTGATGTTTGCCTCGCATTGCTGCAACGGGGAATCAAAGACCAGGAGGGATGTGGCCACGTTTCACTACTTCATGAAATTCTTAGATTAATTTGTGCCCTGGCCGCACACCGGAAATTTGCTGCGCTATTTGTTGACCGGGGTGGTATTCAGAAGATCCTCTCTGTCCCTAAGATTACTCAGACATATACTGCTCTGTCGGCATGCTTGTTTACTTTCGGTTCTCTCCAG TCTACCATGGAACGTGTTTGTGCGCTTTCACCTGACACACTCAACAATGTGGTTGAACTAGCGCTGCAACTCTTAGAATGCCCACAAGATGCAGCTAGAAAAAATGCAGCCATATTCTTTGCTGCTGCATTTGTGTTCAAAGCTGTTCTGGATTCATTTGATGCACAGGATGGGATGCAAAAACTTCTGAATATATTACAAGTTGCTGCATCTGTAAGGTCGGGTGGTAACTCTGGATCCTCCAACGCGAATCAAGGGAATGACCGATCACCTGCTGAAATTCTGACTCAGTCAGAAAAGCAGGTCGCGTATCATTCATGTGTTGCACTACGGCAATATTTTAGAGCTCATCTCCTTCAGCTTGTTGATTCCATCCGGCCAAGCAAGAGTATCCGTAGTATTGCTCGGAATACTTCCAGTGCAAGAGCTGGTTACAAACCTTTTGACATCGGCAACGAGGCTATGGATGCTATTTTTCGTCAGGTCCAGCGGGACAGAAAGTTAGGACCTGCTCTCGTAAGAGCTCGCTGGCCTGTGATGGATAAATTCTTGGCCTCTAATGGTCATATTATCCTGCTAGAGTTATGCCAG AGTCTACCTGCTGATCGGTATCTTCATGACTTGGCTCAGTATGCATTTGGAGTTCTTCACATCATAACTCTTATGCCACACAGCCGCAAATTGATGGTGCATGCTACATTAACTAACAACCGTATTGGTATGGCTGTTATACTAGATATAGCAAACAGTGTTGTTGGCTATGTTGATCCTGAG GTGATCTGTCCAGCATTGAATGTGCTTGTCAATCTTGTATGCCCCCCTCCATCGATCAGCAACAAGCCATCCTCAGCTGTTAATCAGCAACCTGCAGGAAGTTACTCAGAGAGCAGAGACAGGAATGCTGAAAAAAGCACTTCAGAAAGAAATGTTGCAGCGAACCAAAGTGAATCTCGGGAACGATATGGTGATGGCACACCTGTTGTGTCATCTGGAGTTGTTGGTGACAAGAGAATATCGCTAGGCGTAGGAGCTGGGGGTCCTGGTCTTGCTGCTCAACTGGAACAAGCTTATCGCCAAGCTCGAGAAGTAGTCAGAGCCAATAATGGTATAAAGATTCTTTTGCAGCTTCTTGGCACTCGGATGGTTACACATCCTTTGGCTATTGATGCTATTCGAGCACTTGCCTGTCGTGTACTGCTTGGCTTGGCTAGAGACGATGCTATTGCACATATACTGACGAAGCTCCAG GTAGGGAAGAAATTATCAGAACTGATTCGTGATACGAGTACCCAGTCATCTGGAGGTGATAATGCAAGATGGCTAAATGAACTGACCCAAGTGGCAATTGAGCTCATTGCG GTCTTGACTAATTCTGGTAAAGAAACAACCTTAGCAACTGATGCTGCTGCTCCAGCGTTGAAGCGCATTGAGCGAGCTGGCATAGCAGCTGCTACTCCTGTCTCTTACCATTCCAG GGAACTGATGCAACTGATACATGAACATCTCCTTGGATCTGGTTTGGCTGCTACTGCTGCCATGTTGCAGAAGGAGGCTGACCTTGCACCTTTGCCATCAACTGCTGCAGTGCTACCTGTCCACCAGCCCGCTGCCCTGGAACCATCATCTGTTCAAGTTCAACAACAGTGGCCTTCTGGCCGTGTTCAGGGATTTCTGTCCGACAAAACAATGATTGCTGCAGATCAAGCTGGCCAACGATCAGATTCTGTTGTGCCTTCATCTAAGAAGAAGGCACTGGTATTCTCATCCAGTTTCTCTAAACGAAATCAACCCTTTGTTTCGTTTTCTGGTAATAGAGCAAGCAATAGCCTGAAAAGTCCTCTACCTGCCGGAAATGTGGACAGTATGACTTGCTCTGCCTCTGCTGCCAATACTGGAGATGTGGAGACATCGCATAAAACACCAATGCCCTTGCCACTTAAGAGGAAGCTTGCGGATATGGAGTTTAGTTCTGCATCAGCAGCAAAGCGCCCTGCAATAATGGATCAAGCATCCCAATCTCCTGTGTTCCAAACTCCTGCTCCTACTCGCAGAGGCCTCTCTGTGGCAGTGGATTCTCCTACTGCAGCATTTCATCCAGGAAGGACAAACTTCAACAACATTTCCACTGAGAACTTTGAAGATTCTCAATGCACACCTGGAGTGGTAACAGGCACACCACATCTTGGTGTAAATGATCAACAAACAGGAACTTCGGAGCGCATGACGCTCGACTCATTGGTTGTACAATATTTGAAACATCAACACCGCCAATGTCCTGCTCCAATAACAACTTTGCCGCCAGTCTCTCTGCTGCACCCTCATGTTTGCCCCGAGCCTAGCCGCAGCATTAGTGCACCAGCAAATGTAACTGCTCGCATGGGAAGCCGTGAGATAAACAGGGAGTTTAGCGGGATCAAAGTGCCCCGCAGGGATCGCCAATTTATATACAGCAGGTTCAAGCCATGCCGTGTTTGCCGTGATGAGGCCTCGCTGTTGACTTGCATGACTTTTATTGGAGGTGCATCAAGGGTGGCGGCTGGGAACCATAGTGGTGAATTAAGAATATTTGACAGCAACCTTGCAAATCTCATTGAGACGCACACTTGTCACCAGAATCTTGTTACTATGGTGGATTCAACATCTGTTGGTGGAACTGAGCTGATTCTCTCATCTAGCATAGATGAGGTTAAGCTCTTTGATGCTTTCTCACTGCATACGGGGCCTTTGCACACATTTGATAACTGCAAAGCTGCCAGGTTTAACCATGCTGGGACTTTATTTGCCTGCCTTTCTACGGATGCAAATCACCGGGCGGTTCTATTGTATGATGTCCAGACGCATAATGTTGATATGCAGCTTCCTGATAACTCCAGCCTGCCAGGTTCAGGCCGGGGTGTACAACCCATTATACATTTCAGTCCTTCAGATGATATGTTGCTgtggaacggagtcctgtgggataGACGAAGTCCCACTCCTATCCATCAGTTTGACCAGTTCACAGACTATTGTGGCGGCGGCTTTCATCCAGCTGGAAACGAG GTGATCCTAAATTCAGAGGTGTGGGATCTGAGAAAGTTTAAGCTTCTGAGGAGTGTCCCTTCCCTGGACCAGACAGTAATTAAATTCAATGGAAGTGGTGATGTTATCTATGCCATCCTCAGGCGCAACCTTGAGGATGTAACATCATCCATCCAAACCCGAAGGGTCAGGCATCCCCTGTTCCCTGCATTCCGCACGATCGATGCCGTCACTTACGCAGACATTGCAACCGTCCAAATAGACCGCGGCGTCCTCGACCTTGCCACCGAGCCCAATGATTCCCTTCTCGGAGTTGTTGCCATGGACGACCCTGATGAGATGTTCTCCTCTGCTCGCATATTCGAAGTTGGCAGGAAACGGCCAACCGATGATGACTCGGACCCGGAGGACGGAGGGGACTCGgaggaggatgatgacgacgacgacgactcggACGTGGACGTCCTCCTCGGGACCGATTTAGGGCTCGGGGACACGGATTCCGAGGATGATCCAAGTAACAGCagcggtgatgatggcggtgacgatgaagacgaggaggatATGGACAGCGGGGACGAaaacgatgacgatgatgaggaaGGCGACTTTGATGTGGGAGGGGGGTTGCTGGAGATGATGGGTGGTGGTGAGGGCGATGAGAGTGACATGATCGAGTCCTTCAGCAGCGGTGAGGAAGAAGGGTGGCTCATGTGA